Below is a window of Candidatus Tanganyikabacteria bacterium DNA.
AGGAGGGGCGCCTCGAGTTGCTGGATCGCGTTGAAGGCCGCCTTCTCGCCGTCGGTGAGCCCGTAGCCCATGGTGCCCAGCACCGCTTCGAGGCCGGCCTGCGCGGCGGTCGCGTCGGTCGGGCTCCGCAGGCCGCGGAGCAGATCCGCGTCCAGGCCGCGCGACGGATCGGGGGTCCGGTGGCCGGACGTCCCGACCGGGTGGCTCAAGGTCCCGCTGAACGTCGTGTTGAACGTCGGCCGGTTGGCCAGCAGGGCGGCGAGCGTCGAGTTGGTCTGGAGTACCTGGCTCATGGCGTTTGATACCGATGCCAGGGCGTCTGCGGCCGCCGGATCGCCTGTTGTCGGCGGCGGGGGCGGGGTTGTGCCTGCCGGGCCCGTGCTGCCTGGCGCCGTGCCCGTGGGGATCGTTCCCGGGACTGTTCCCGTGGGGTTCGTGCCCGTGGCGTTCGTGCCCGCGGGGGCCGTGCCCGTGGGGGCCGTACCCGTGGGGGGCGTGCCCGAGGGGTTCGTGCCCGTGGGGGCCGTGCCCGTGGGGGCCGTGCCCGTGGGGGTCGTTCCCGGCGGAGTTGAAGCCGGCGGGGCCGTGGCCGGTTGTCCGGGCGGGGCCTTGTGCGCGGCCCGCCTTTCCCACCCTAGCGCCTTCCCTGGCGGCTCGTGGTTGAGCTTGTCGATTCTCATGATCTGGATTCATTAAACCCTGAGATCGATGAGCCTGACATAAGGTTCCTGCGAGAAAAGCATCAAAAATGACTCGAGACCCCTTTTTGAAGGGCCTCGAATCGGGTTTTGCCGGAGAGGAGGAGCATTTGCGGCGTTTACCAACCCGGGCCCCCAATTCTGCACCCGTAAGGCCCGGTTGTAATCGAGTAGTGGCGCCGCCCCCTGCCTTGCGGCGCCCCGACTCTTTACACCTATTTCATAGTCCTAACCCACCCCGAACATTCTTTGGGGTGTGTTAAATCTCAATTTGGAGTTTGTTCTTGCGGGTAGTCGGGGCGGGTCCACTTGCCGCCCGATTCCACGTGGCGCGTGACGTTGCGGACGAGCGCGGAGCCGCCCTGTTTCTGAAACTCCGCCGCCATCCAGTTGGGGATCAGCGACCCGGTCTCTACTGCCAGGGAATAGCTGACGACCGTGCCGCCGGGCGCGGGGAAGAGGTCCCACGCGCCTTCGATGCGCTTGTAGGGGGCCTTCACCTTGGTCCACCAGATGCGCCGCGGCGGCTCGAAGTGACGCTCGAGCGTGAAATCCGCCACCAGGGGCACCTGGCTCTTGTACTCGAGGACCTTCACTCCTTCCCGCTGGGCGACCACGCGGATCTCCCGGAGGTGGGGCATGTAGCGCGGCATCGCCGGCACGTCGGCGAGGAAGCCGTAGACCCGGTGCAGATCGGTCCGGACGAAGAAGCGGATGATCGATCCGCGGAGCGCGCCGTCCTCGAAGTCCTTGTGCAAGTGCTGGCCTTCCCGGAGGCTCAGGACGTCCGCGGGGACCAGCGGCCATGCCGGAAAGGCGTATGCCGCCAGCAGGGCGGCGAGGATCACTTGAGGCTCCCCGGGACGGTGAATGCCCGTGGAAACTTCATTCCGCCACGAGCCCCCCCGTCATGGCCGCCGCGGCCGACGGCGCCTCTTCGCCCGGGACCGCGCGCGGCGGGCGCGAGAGCAGGATGCGGCTGTTGGAGTGCTTGAGCACGTACTCGACCGTCTTGCCGACCGCCGGTGCGCCGCCCACCCGCTCCTGGATGCGGCGCTCGGGGTCGAGGCCCATCAGGATGACGTCGGCCTTGAGTTGCTCGGCTTCGGTCACGATGAGCTGGCCGGCCTTGCGCCCCTGGAGGAAGACGAGTTCCACGTTGACCCCGAGTCCCTCGCCGATCTGCAGCGCGCGCTGGAGGATCTCCGAACCCTTTTGCTCCTCTTCCGCCGGCAACTCGGTGACCGGCAGCGACGGCGGCACCTCGTAGATGTACAGCGCCCGGACCGTCGCCCGTTCGCGCTTGGCCAGCCGGCAAGCCACCGCCACCATCTCTTCGGAGAATGCCGTGCCGATGGTCGGCACCAAGACCCGCTTGAGCGCCATCGGCACCAGGATCGGCTCCACGCCGGTGACGACCACGGTCGTGGTGAGCGGCAGCTCCTCGCGCTGGCGGTGGAAGGCGTACATCAGCACGCCGCCGCCCAGCCAGAACAGGCCCATCGTGCGGGCCCAGGGATGGGTCACGACGACCACCACGAAGACCGAGAGGGTGCCGAGCAGGCCGAGGATGGGGGTGATGGGGATCTCGCGTCCTCGGAAGCGCACGTTGAGTGGCAGCTTGAAGGCGCGCTCGCGCTCGGGCTCCTTCCAGCGCAGAGCGAGGATCGCCGCGTGCGCGAAGCTGAACGACAGCATCGACCCGAAGGCGTACAGATCCGCCAGGTTGTCGATGAGGCGCGACGAGAAGAAGCCGGTGGCGAGCAGGGCGACGGCGATCGCCCCGTAGAAGACGATGGCGATGTGCGGCGTCTTGTAGCTGGGGTGCAGCTTGTAGAAGAGTCCCGGCAACTGCCGGTGGATGCCCATCGAGTAGGCCAGCCGCGAGACGCCCAGCATGCCCGCGTTTGCCGCGATCGCCAGGATCGAGAAAGCCAGGATCGAGATGACGGGCGTGAGGAGGGTCTCGAGTAGCGGGACCTTGTTGCCCAGGGCGTGGGCGATGCCCTGCACCGGTTCGAGCTTGTAGGTCGAACCCAGCTCGTGGGGCGGCATCGCGCTGAATGCGACCAGG
It encodes the following:
- a CDS encoding SRPBCC family protein gives rise to the protein MILAALLAAYAFPAWPLVPADVLSLREGQHLHKDFEDGALRGSIIRFFVRTDLHRVYGFLADVPAMPRYMPHLREIRVVAQREGVKVLEYKSQVPLVADFTLERHFEPPRRIWWTKVKAPYKRIEGAWDLFPAPGGTVVSYSLAVETGSLIPNWMAAEFQKQGGSALVRNVTRHVESGGKWTRPDYPQEQTPN
- a CDS encoding universal stress protein — translated: MPTPELKIEKRTLERALGVPGLFSIGYGNVGSSIYYALGVVAAYALGATPIAFGIAAVFFVFTALTYAEQAGMFPESGGAATLVRHGFNEFVAFVAGWALMMDYIVTIAISAYSAVAYLGHFWPPLRDVPAIGAAFAILLVFFLSFINFVGVRESARLNNTLVAADLSVIILICLLGFALIFNLDTFLSWRHVESIVDGKVIKEWPDTRTLIYSISIAMIAFTGIASVTQMAEEAKDPRKTVPRAVFAVIAAVILVTVAVNLVAFSAMPPHELGSTYKLEPVQGIAHALGNKVPLLETLLTPVISILAFSILAIAANAGMLGVSRLAYSMGIHRQLPGLFYKLHPSYKTPHIAIVFYGAIAVALLATGFFSSRLIDNLADLYAFGSMLSFSFAHAAILALRWKEPERERAFKLPLNVRFRGREIPITPILGLLGTLSVFVVVVVTHPWARTMGLFWLGGGVLMYAFHRQREELPLTTTVVVTGVEPILVPMALKRVLVPTIGTAFSEEMVAVACRLAKRERATVRALYIYEVPPSLPVTELPAEEEQKGSEILQRALQIGEGLGVNVELVFLQGRKAGQLIVTEAEQLKADVILMGLDPERRIQERVGGAPAVGKTVEYVLKHSNSRILLSRPPRAVPGEEAPSAAAAMTGGLVAE